In Granulicella mallensis MP5ACTX8, the sequence GCGCGTGCCTTCAGGCTTCTGGTTTTCACGGCTGAACTTGCCGGAGAGCAGCCCACCCGCGAGCGGGCTCCAGACGAGCAGCCCCGTCTTCTCCGCTTCGAGCAGCGGCACAATCTCGCGCTCGAGGTCGCGTCCGGCTATGGAGTAGTAGGCCTGCAGCGTGTCGAAGCGCGCGAGGTTCTTGAACTCGGAGATGCCGAGAGCCTTGGAGAGCTTCCAGGCCTGCCAGTTCGAGGCTCCGATGTAGCGGACCTTGCCCTGCTGCACGAGAGTGTCGAGCGCACGCAGCGTCTCTTCAACCGGAGTGATCGAGTCGCTGGCGTGAATTTGATAGAGGTCGATGTGGTCGGTCTGCAGGCGGCGCAGGCTGGCTTCGACGCCGTCCATGATATGTCCGCGCGAAGCTCCGACATCGTTGCGGCCCGGGCCGACGCGGCCGAAGACCTTGGTTGCGATCACCATATCCTTGCGCGCGATGTTGAGGTTCTTGAGCGACTGGCCGAGCGTCTTTTCGCTCTCGCCGTCAGAGTAGACATCGGCCGTATCGAAGAAGTTGATGCCGGCTTCAATGCTGGCTTTGACGAGATCGTCGGCTCCCGCTTGATCGACGGTGCCGATAAGCTTCCAGATGCCCGAGCCGCCGCTGAAGGTCATGGTGCCGAAACAAAGGCTGGAGACGAGTAAACCGGTGTTGCCGAGTGTCTTGTATTGCATGACTGTCCTTTGGTGTGGGGTACGTGACTGTCTCCTTGCGCAGGAGAGGAGCGAGCTCTGGTCAATTGGACGCAGGAGGGGGCTTGTGCGACTCAGGAGTCGTGCGATAACTGTACGTACGACAAATGTTGTAAGAACTGAAACAGGGCTTGTTGGATTTGTCTTTCCCCTCCCCCAAAATCGTCATCCTGAGCGAAGTCACTCGCGTACTTTGCGAGTGACGCAGTCGAAGGACCCCGAAGCATCCCTTCTTACCAATACAGTTCAATCCTTTTCCACCGCAGGGCCCGGGTGCGAACTCTCTTGTGGCAAGCATCTTGAACGCTACGGGTTCATCTCCTCGTGCACGGTGATCATCTTCCATCCCCAGGTCTCCGCAAGATCTTTGAACTCCGGATTGACCGTGCTGATCAGATTTAACTTCTTCTCGCGCCGCCAGCCTTTGAGTTGCTTTTCCCGCGCGATGGAGATTCGGATGTCTTCGTGGCCCTCGAAGTAAAGCAGGCGATTGCAGTCGTGGGTCGCAGCAAAACCTTCGAATCTGCCGTCTTTATGTTCCATCACGCGCAGATATAGATTGCTAGTGACTCCTATGTAGAGCGTGCCTGTAACGCTGCCGAGGATGTAGGTATAGCCGCCGGACATGGCAGGATGCTAGCAGTTTTGTGGTCGCGGCTGGAAGATGATTGCCGCTACCAGAGCACGAATATTTGCGGTTGAAAAGGTGTGAGGTGCATGGGTAACGTGGACGGCTTCGGGGTCCTTCGACTGCGTCACTCGCAAAGTGCGCGAGTGACTTCGCTCAGGATGACGGTTTTGGGGTGATCCGCAGAGAGAACAAAAACAACAGCAACAGCAAACCGTTCGCCAGTGCAATAAAAGCGATCGCTCAAAAGCTCCCTCTCTGTGATGTAACCCCATCGCAACGGAATACTCACGCGACGTACGATACCCTAGCTCATGCGCTCCGCCGACATCCGCCGCGAACTGCCGTTGCTGCTCAAGCTGGCTCTGCCCCTGATCGTGGGCGAGCTGGGTTGGGTGGCGATGTCGCTCGTCGATACGATCATGGTGGGAAGGCTGCCGCACTCGGCCATTGCAATGTCCGCCGGAGCGCTCGCACAGGTGCTCTTCAACACGCTGGTGTTCGGCATCGGCGGCATTCTGTTGGCGCTGGACACGCTGATCTCGCAGGCCTTCGGGGCCAAGGAGATGCAGCAGGCCAATCGCTGGCTGCTGCACGGTCTTGTGATGGCTGTCATCCTCAGCGGTGTGCTGATGACGCTGTTCGCCGCAGGCCCAACGCTGCTGATGTATATGCCGGTCGATCGCGCCGTGCTGGCGCAGGCTGTCCCGGCGATGTGGGGATTGAACTACGGCACTCTGCCGCTGCTGCTCTACTTCACGCTGCGGCGTTACCTGCAGGCCACGCATCACGGCCGCCCGATTGCCTTCGCGCTCATCTCCGCGAACCTCGTGAATATTGCCGGAGACTGGCTGATGATGTTTGGACATCGCTGGCAGATTCTCGGACACACGATTGCGATTCCAGCCTTCGGTGTCGAGGGCTCGGCATGGTCCACCAGCTTCGCGCGGCTGTATCTCATGGCGGTGCTGCTCTTCGCGGTGCTGTGGGCCGACCAGCAGGGCGACTATGGCCTCCGCACGGTCTCGCGGCGGATCGAGGTTCAGCATCTGCGCAAGCTGTTTGTGCTGGGCGCTCCGGCGGGCGCTTCCCTGCTGATCGAGATTGCGATCTTTGCACTCGTCACCTCGCTGGTCGCGACGATGGGGGCGTTGACGCTGGCCGGGCATGAGGTCGCGCTGCAGTGTGCGAGCACCACGTTCATGGTTCCCCTGGCGATCTCTTCGGCCACCGCGGTGCGCGTCGGCCATGCGGTGGGACGCATCCGCACCGGAGCCGCCACGATCGCGCAGGCTGCACTCGCCGGCTGGTGCGGCATCGGGCTGGGCTCTGCCTTCATGCTGGTCGCGGCCGTGGTGTTTCTCACGATCCCGGCGACGGTTGCTCGTCTCTTTACGCCTGATCAGGATGTCATCCGTGCTGCTGTGCCGTTGTTGTTCGTAGCCGCAGGATTTCAATTCTTCGATGGTGTACAGATCACCGCTACGGGCGCGCTGCGCGGCGCAGGCAACACGACCGCGCCGCTCTATACGCAGGTTCTCTGCTACTGGGCGATTGGTATGCCGCTCGGGGTGCTGCTGGCCTTTCGCGCGCATCTGGGTGCGGCCGGACTGTGGTGGGGATTACTCATTGCGTTGACCGCCGCCGCGCTGATGTTGCTGGCGCTGTGGCATAGGACGACGAAGTCGCTGGCGCAGACGATGAGGCGGGCGCAACAGGCTTCGAGTATTTGAGGGAGCTTTTCAGCCCAAATTCGCACGATAAAAATCAGCGTTGAAGGGCGTTCTAGACCAGTCCCATTGCGGTATTTCATCTAATTGCGCAAAGCGCAATTGCTCCAGAGATGGCCTTGAATAAAGTCGCAATCTCTTACTCTGCTAAAGCTGCGAACCGTCTTTCAATCAGGGCCGTTGCCTCTTCGAGCTTCGATTGCCGCACTTCGATGGCTACGGTTTCTTCGTCCGGAAGCTCTGCGGTCTCATCGCGTCCATCACGCCAGAGATAGGAGATCCCCGCTTCGCCAAGGACCTGCGCCGCAATCAGCGCCTCATGCAAATCGAACATCGCCAGAAATGTAAGGCCCTCAACAGGATTGAGCGGGCTGCGATGCTCACCATCGCCCTCAGGCAAGGGGAATAGGCCCATCGTTTCATGCAGCAAATTTGCTGCACGCGATGCGTCTGCCATCTTTACAACCATGAGGAGCCCAACAAGGTTGCGACTTTTTAGCCCGTTCCAGGTTGTCTCACTCTTATCCAGCATTCGAAAGGCAATCCCAGATTCTGTCATGTGCTGGATGGCCTGACTGGCCTGAATCGCATCACTAAAGACCCAAAGAGCGGTTTCATCTTCAAGAAGAAATCCGTCTTCAATCAAAGCCGATTGGGATATTGGCGTGTCTTGCACAATCTCCGCGGTCTGCGGTGTAAGCCCGCGGTCCTTCATCACCTGGGCCAGTGCGTCCTGCGCAACCTGCGTGAGGTCTTCCCGCTCCTGATGCAGCTCCAGCAGGTCTTCATCACTCTGTTCCGCGTAGATTTCGCGGAGCCGTTTTCCTTCGTTATCCATTCCCATTTGAGCAAAAGCGTATCACGCAGCGAAGAGACCTGCAGGCTGCCTGTGCGGGCGATATTTCCGGCGCAGGCAAACTGCAGGTCTCTCCACTACGGCGGCAAAGAACGCCGCCTTCGGTCGAGATGACAATTTCGTGGCGGGTTTATGGCCGGTTTGTGGTGAGTCTGTGATGGCCGCAGCTTTCGCAGCTTACTCTTCCGGCACGTTCTGCTGGAAGATTCCTGCGAAGGCTGAACGCACGCTCCACGCCGTTACCAGCCAGAGCACGGTCACCACCAGCGGCAGCGGAAGTCCTGCCGGGTTCATGCTGATATGGAACAGGAGAATGTTGACGATCACCGGGCCCAGCAGGGTAAGAGCCAGCGGCACGAAGCGATTGATCAACAGCAGCACTCCAGGGATCAGTTGCAACAGGAAGACGGCGACCAGGTAGTGAGAGACAAACATCGCTCCCAGAAACTGCGCGGCGGTCCCCGTCGGAGGAGGCATTGGAATAAAGTGCAGAAACCCGTTGAGCCCAAAGACCACGAAGACCAGGCCGAGCAGAAGACGTACGATTAAATTGACGATTTTCATCACGAACCCTCTCAAATGGAATTGGTCGTAAAAGCAGTTCTGAAGCTATTTGGGGTCTATTTATACGCCGAAAACCGGGACTCCCGCGCCGATTTCTTTGGGAAAAGCGACGCGGGTACCGGAATAGAAAAACAGTGGAACAGGCTTAGTTGACCGCGAACTTGGCGCGGATCGCCTCAACGTGGGGCAGCAGGAACGCCTCGCGGTCGGCTCCGTAGTTCAGGGAAGCAGCGCCACCGGCGGTCTGGAAGTTCGTGTCGGTAACACCGACGAAACCGAAGATCGTGCGCAGATAAGGTTCTACGAAGTTGAAGGACTCCATCGCCGAACCCGCGCCGTAGACGCCGCCGGTCGCGAGGAGGAAGTGAGCCTTCTTGCCCTTGAGCAGGCCCTGGGGAGCGCCGTCGATGTAAGCAAAGGTCTCACCGGCGCGAACGACCAGATCAATCCACTGCTTGAGAACGCTGGGAACACCAAAGTTGTGCATCGGAGCGCCAATGGCGTACTCGTCAGCTTCTTTGATTTCGGCAACCAGGCTGTCGGAGAGGGCGAGCAACTGGTTCTGCTCCGGGGTGCGTGACTCTTTCGGCGTAAAGAACGCGCCGATCAAAGGGGCAGTAAGAGAGGTGAGGCCGCTGGTCGTGAGGTCGCGGGTGATGACCTTGCCTTCCGGGTTTGCCTTCTTCCAGTTCTTGACGAACTCGCTGGTGAGGTGGCGGGAGACGGAGGCTTCGCCAAGTGGGCTGGCGTCGAGATGGAGTAAAGTAGGCATTCGGGGTAAATCTCCTTTGCAACAATAGATGCTTAAACAACATCTGTTGATTTATAAATACACAACAGATGTTGTTTTGGCAACAAGAACTGTAAACTGGAAACAGACTTATGGCAGAATCTGCTTGCGAAGCTATTGATCCTCGCGTCAAACGGACCCGCGATCTGCTGCAGCAGGCGTTAGGAAAGCTATTGGAGTCTACGGAGTTCGAAAAGATCTCCGTGCAGGACATCACCGACGAGGCCACGGTAAACCGGGCGACCTTCTATGCGCACTACCCCGATAAGTTTGCACTCTTCGAGTGCATGGTTGCCAGCAAATTCAACCAACTTTTAGAAGACCGCGGCGTTACGTTCAACGGAACCTGCGCGTCCGCCCTGCACCACATTGCCCTGGGCGTCTGCGACTACCTGGCCCAGATGCCGGGTGTGGAGTGCGAACGCCAGCGGCAGATGGAGCCGCATCTGGAGTCCGCCGTGATTACCGTTGTGCGGCATATGATTCTCGATGGCGTGAGACAGCACCCGCCACCCTCGGGCGACTCGCCGGAAGTGATCGCCTCCATCATCAGCTGGGCGATCTTTGGCGCCGCGAAGGAGTGGGTGCGGACGCCGGACCGCGTTGCTTCCGAGGAGATCGCCGCCACGGTGGTGAGGCTGATTGGGCCGATTCTCGGAACGTAGGGGCGTTGGGAGTTTACGTACGATGATTCGGTAGACCCTGGCGAGAGCCGGAAGGTTTCGGCGAAGTGAGGCCGTAGACGTACCAAACGATCAGGGCGCTGATGAGCCACTGCGCGGCGATCAGCAGGTAGGTATTCCTCATAACGGTTGACTCTGCGACCACGCGCGGCATGGTGGCAGTCAACCGCATAAACGAGGAACTACGGTCCGTAAGGGTGCTGACCTGGGTGAAGAGGGAAAGACCGAGACGGATCGCCAGCAGAACAAAGGCGAGGTGGCGCAGCTGCCACAGAGCTATGGCACCGGCAATCGCGAGAGCGCAACTTACCCACGCTAACGGTGAGTGCGGCAGTACCGGGTGGAAGCTCAATGACGCATGGGAGCCATTGGACAAAGAGTGGAACCACCCAAACAGGTAAATCCAGAGAAGAGACAGCGGGACGAAGGCTGTGACGATCAGGTAGATACAGATGATGGTTGCCAGCGGAGGGCGTGTCTGCCTGGTCTCGTTCAAAATGACCCCTTCGTTCATTTGAAGATTACACCTGACAGATGACGGGGCGGCTGCAGGCACTATCGATAGGTTGGGCTTTCAGCCCTCTACTCTTATTCCATCCTGAACTCTTGGAAGGTAGAACGCCAGACTGGAAGATTACGCAAGCATCCCACCATAACGATATCAAAACCTCCTCCCTGATATCATATAACTGTGAGGTTGAGTTATGCCCGCTGTCACCATCCGCAATCTATCTGAAGAGACGCACCGCGCGCTGAAGCGGCGCGCAGCTCTGCATGGGAGCAGTACAGAGGCCGAGATCAGGGCCATTCTGGAAGAAGCTGTGCGGCCCAAAACCCGGACCATGATTGGAACGGAACTCGCTGCGTTTGGCCAGAACTTTGAAGGACTTCAACTGGATCTCACCCGTGATCAGACTCCAACGGAACCGGCAGTGTTTGAATGATCATCCTGGATACGAATGTTGTATCGGAACCGATGAGGCCCAACGGAGATCCCCGCGTTGGTGCGTGGCTTGACCGCCAGATGGCCGAAACACTTTATCTGACAGCCACGAGCCTCTCCGAACTGCTGGTCGGAGTTGAACTCCTTCCAGAAGGAAAGCGGAAGCAAGGGCTTGCCTCTGCGTTAAGCGATTTGATGAACAGGCTCTTCGGATCACGCATCCTACCCTTCGACCAACAGGCAGCGATCACCTATGCATCGCTGATCGGCCAAGCGAGAATTGGCGGGCATCATCTCTCTGTCGCTGACGGTCAAATAGCCGCCATCGCAAAGGTGCACGGCTTCATCGTGGCGACGCGAGACACAACCCCTTTTGTCGCTGCTGGGATTTCGATTCTCAATCCGTGGGAAGAATAGGGAGCTTTGCTTTTCTTATTTGTCATTCCCGCAGGGAATCTGCTTGATCCCGCTCTTTGTTCGTCCCCCCAGAAAGCATATGGTCTGGATCAGGCTTACTTAGGCTAGCGCCTATCGTTTGTGGCGGCACTGGCCAAAAACGGGAGACAGCAGGTTCCTCGCTGCGCTCGGAATGACAACCAGAAAAGCAAAGGCAAAGGCAACTGCAAAGGCAAAGGCAACTGCAAAGACAAAGGCAACTGCAAAAGCAGATTCCCTGCGGGGATGACAAACAAGAAAGGCAAGAGCAAAAGCAAAGGCAGCTACGCGCCTGCCAGATCAACTCTCACACGCTCCATTGTCTCCAGGTAGAACGACAGGTTGTGAATGGAGTTCAGCGTGGCTCCCAGTGGCTCTCCACTCGCAAACAGATGCCGCAGGTAGGCGCGGGTGTAGCGCTGGCACACGCTGCATTTGCAGCCTTCATCGATAGGACGCTGGTCCTGGGCGTTGTCCTGCTTCTTGATGTTCAGGCGGACCACGGCGCTTCTGCGGTCATTCGGGTCTTCGCGGATGAACAGCAGCCCATGCCGCCCGGCGCGTGTGGGCAGCACGCAGTCCATCATGTCGACGCCCATGCGGGCGTACTCCTCGATCTCGTCGGGGTAGCCGACGCCCATCACGTAGCGCGGCTTGTCTTTGGGCAGATGTTCCAACGTCAGCGCGATCATCTCGCGAGTCACCTCGCGCGGCTCACCGACGGCCAAGCCGCCGATCGCGTAGCCGGGAAGATCCATCTCCACGAGCCTGTCCGCGCTTTCGCGGCGGAGGTCGGCGTACATGCCTCCCTGCACGATGCCGAAGAGCGCCTGGTGCTGGCCGCCGCGCTCCTCGTGCCAGGGAACCTCGTGCCGGTGCGCCTCCCAGTAGGCCTTGGACCGTGCGGCCCAGGCGTGGGTCAGAGCCATGGAGTCGCGGGTGCGCTCCCAGCTGGCGGGCGTCTCCACGCACTCGTCGAAGACCATCATGATGTCCGCGCCCAGGGCGATCTGCACGGTCATGGAGTGCTCGGGCGAGAAGAAGTGTTTGGAGCCGTCGAGGTGCGAGCGGAACTCGACGCCGTCCTCGGTGATCTTGCGCAGCTTGGCCAGCGAAAACACCTGGAAGCCTCCGGAGTCGGTCAGCATGGGCCGGCGCCAGCTCATGAACTTGTGTACGCCACCCAGAGAGCGAATCAGCTCATGGCCGGGACGCAGGTAGAGGTGATAGGTATTGGCCAGGATGATCTCAGCGCCACGCCCGCCGAGGGTCTCCAGTGCATCCTGCGGAACGGCCTTTACGGTCGCCGCCGTGCCGACGGGCATAAACACCGGCGTCTGAACCACTCCGTGCGGCAACGAGAGGGCGCCGCGCCGGCCCCCCTGCTCCGTCGTATTTGCAACTTCGAATTTAAGTGACATCACCCTCCATTCTAGAAGGGCGTGGCATTGGGTGCCGTGGCACAGAACTAAGCCCCGAAGGGGCGACCCTTGTGAGCCGTAAATGCGTTGTATCGTGATGGCCTGTTCAAGACAGCGCGTAGCGCAAACCGTGACGCTTCAGCGTCGCGGGGCGGAGGGAGCCGTAGCCTTTAGGCTACGGAATTCAAGCTGGGAAAAGATGTGGCCTTTAGGCCCGGGCCTTCTTTCGGCTGCGGACAAAAGGCCCGGGGCTAAAGCCCAATTCTTGCCTGGCCTTGATTCCGTAGCCTAAAGGCTACGGCTCCCTCCGTATCCCTGACGCTGAAGCGTCAGGGAACGCGCTTCGCGCTATGCTCAACGGGCCATGATGGCTCACCCAAGAAGCTCAAGACAGTAGGGCCTGTCGTCGAGTGCCGCAGACTATTGATGGGGTACAGGCGGTATCGGCGGAATGGGTGGAACCGGGACGCCGCTCATGCCGCCGCCCATCTTGACGAGGTCGCCCATCGACATGTGTCCGCTCAGGTGGATGAAGGTCAACTCCTTCGCCTCGGCGGTCATAATGACCATCTCGTTGGACTCGCCGTGCTCTCCGGCCCGCGAACAGATGTCCGTCGAGCCATCCTTGTCGCGTGTATGGATAAAACAGTTCCAACTGCCGTCGGTCAGCTTCTTGCGGAAGACATCGATGTCTTCCATGCGATACATTCCGGGTTTGTCATAGGTGTACGAGTGGATCACGATGTAGTCCATCCTGCTCGCCATCCCTCCCCCGCCCTTGGGGACCATCCCGAGCATGCTCTTATCCATGTTCACTTCGGTTACGTCTTTCGCACCCTGCGCGAACTTCTCCGTGCCGGCGAACAGGTCGTCCTTTACCTGCGGCGCCTCGGCTCCGCTCGAAGAAACCCGTATCGTCACTTGTGCCCGCATTGGCAGTACCGCAAGCATCGCGGCCGCCAGCGTCAGATTCAAACCCAGTCTCTTTGTCATCGTTCTATCCCTCACGCCTCTCTCAGTCGCCTAACTTGAACCCTGCGCGTTCCAGGTGCGCGCGCGTCTGGCCGAGAGCGCGATCGGTGACGCGCATCGCCGTGTCAAACTGCTGTTGCGCCATCTCCGCCTTCTCCTGCTGCTGCCTGACGTGAATCCGTTCCGCGGCAAAGCATCCCAGCACCAGGGCCGCGGCCACCGCACCGCCTGCCCAGGCGTGCGGCCTGGCCAGCCAGACGGGCATCGTCAGCACCCTGGCACGCACCGGCGTCTGCTTCGCGGCAAGATCCAGCACGCGGAGCGCAAACCCCTCCGGGGCGTCGACCCTTTGCAACTCGCGCGTTAATAGCTCTTCAAACTCGTCCATCTTCCCTACTCCGAGCTCGTTCTTTTTTTCTTCAGGCCTGTCCACGAACATATCCCTTCATTGTCACTGCTGCCTTGACGCGCAGCAGTTGCAGTCCACGCTGCAGATGACTCTTTACCGTCGCTACCGGCTGGCCCAGCAGCTTTGCAATCTCATCCGGCAACATCTCTTCCTGGTACCGCAACACCACAGCCACACGCATCGACTCTGGCAGGGCCCGCAGCAGCTCTTCCAGCCGCGCTTCGATGCCGGCATCCAGCCGTGTGTTCTCATTCTCCACGTGCTGGTCTTCCATCCACTCTTCCGCGGCAGCTTCGGGCTGGCGCGACTTCCTCCGCAGAGCGTCGGTGGCGCGATGCACGGTGACCCGTCGCAGCCAGAAGCGCACATGGTCCGCGCTCGTCAGCCGCTCGGAGCCGCGATAGAGCTCTAGAAAGACGTCCTGGGCGACCTCCTCGGCCGCTCCGTACTCCCCGGTGACGCGCAGGGCGATAGAAAACACCATCTTCTGATGGGTCTCGACCAGTGTCCGAAACTGGGTTGCTTCCATGCTCATCCGCGCGCTTGCTTCCGTATCACTTTGCCTGCTTACTTCTCTATACGCAAAAAGAAGGCCGCCGGAATGCAAAATCTTTGCGGTGGGGAAAGATTTTTGGGAACCCCAGCTAAATGAGCAACTTATGGAGAACGGATGAATAGCTTATGGAGGGTGTCTCATTAAGGGCACGGCTTCATACACGCTTTACGACAAAACACGCACGGACAATATCTGCGCCATGATCATGCGCGCCTGACAAGCGCTCCCTTGGACCATTTACCGCCGGTTTCAGCGCAGCAGCAGGGCCGCTGCCTGTGGAACCGTAATGTTCTGGTCCAGAACCTGGAAGTCGCGCCGCCGGAGATCGAGGTTGTAATCGATCGTCTTGAAGAGCGCCGCCTTCCCGTGGACCTCCGTAGCGACATGCAGCGTGTGCCAGCGCCCATCGACGATCTGGCGGTCGCTGACGAAGGTCGTTCCGGTATGCACGTTCGCCAGCAGGCCGAAGCCGATACCGACGTCCTGGATCAGGTGAAACTCAAGGTGAATTAGCCGCAGGTCACGGGCGTCGATGGCGATTCGGCCAGCCATGCCATGCAGAATCCGCTCCTCGATGCCGCTGGGCGAGTACTGCATGTTCGGGTGGAAGTCCATGTACCAGACGCCCTGTTGCAGGCGAACGTTGTCGAACGTATAGTCGCGGGGCAGGACGTCGAGCATCTCGCGCGCACGCTTCTCTTCGTTGCGGGTGTTCTGCTCGTGGTGGATGAACTCTTCGGGATGCTCCTGGATGCGAGTCAGACGTGCGCGCTCCCGCTGGACTCGATCCGCGGAGAGGGGCTTGCCGTCCTCGGCGAGCAGAAGACGAACACGGCCGGCGTAGGTCTCCACGACACGCTCCGTCCACAGATGCCCGCCGGTACGGTCCGAATTCTCGTTGGAGACGTACTCGTAGCGCGCATGATCGTTCGAGGCTTCGCGCTCGTTGGCGATCATCGTCTTCACGAGCTGCAACGGCGTCTGAGGACCCGAGGTCTGCGCGGTGAGTGCGCCTCCAGACCCCACACCCAGCAGGGTAGCTGCCATCGTCGCCATGCCCAACATACGCCGAGCAGTCATCATTGACCGCAGTGTAGCGCTCTGCGCCTGCGCAGGATGTTTCAATTGTGTAAGAAGATTGTCAGTAGTAGAGAAATGCAGTTTTTCTTGTTGGAATCTTGCTGTGAGATAGAGATACCCCAGATGTTCCTGTTCATCCCCTCCACAAAATCGTCATCCTGAGCGCAGCAACTCGCGCACTTTGCGAGTTGCTGCGCTCAGGACCGAAGGACCCCGAGGGGTTGACCTCGCCTATGCTGTCGGAAACTTTCCACCTCAAGAGTCCAGGCTCGAGCTCTTGAGGTGGAGAAGGTGCGAAGTGCATGGGTAAGATAGCAAGCCTCGGGGTCCTTCGACTTCGCGTCCCAAAAAACTGGGACGCTTCGCTCAGGATGACGCCTCTGTGGGGAAATAAAAACGCTGCTATCTCGATTGCGGCTAGAACTTATAGATCACATCCATACCCGCAAAGAACTGGTTCCGCGCCGTGCCGTTGTTATAGCCCAGGCGGTCCCACGAGTGGTCGAAACGAATCTCCGGCCGCAGCATGATCGTGCTGCCGATGTACTTCGTCGCATACAACGTGTTCTCCGTGTACTTGCCGGCGATGCCGGTGCGCTGGCCCTTCTTGTCGTCGAGAAAGTCCGAGCGGAAGCCGAACATCAGCTTCGAGTTCACCTCACGGTTGATGTAGTTCACCACCGCATACTCCGGGGCATTGCAGGACGGCTCGTTGGGAGCGCAGAAGGCACCGTTAGCGCCAAGCTCTGTCGGAGCGGGATTGGCTACATTCCCGGCCACGTTGGGCACCTCTCGCTCGTACATGTACCAGGCCTCGGTCGCCATGTGCCACTTCGCGTTGAACTTGTGGTACCAGGTGCCGTCGTAATCCTGCAGGTTGTTGTACGCGTACTTGCCGTCGTTGATGCCGTTGGCGCAGGCATAGAAGTTGTCGTGATTGCTGCTGGTCGAGTAGTCGAGACACGCAATGACCGAAGGCTTGCGATCGTCCGACCATGGCGCAACGTCATGCCCTGCCGAGAGCCCCAACTGCACGATCCACTGCTTGTTCAGCTTTAGCGTGCCGATGATGCCGGTATCGGTAAAGGGGTCGATCGAATAGAGCAGCGAGTGCGTCATGTTG encodes:
- a CDS encoding aldo/keto reductase; this encodes MQYKTLGNTGLLVSSLCFGTMTFSGGSGIWKLIGTVDQAGADDLVKASIEAGINFFDTADVYSDGESEKTLGQSLKNLNIARKDMVIATKVFGRVGPGRNDVGASRGHIMDGVEASLRRLQTDHIDLYQIHASDSITPVEETLRALDTLVQQGKVRYIGASNWQAWKLSKALGISEFKNLARFDTLQAYYSIAGRDLEREIVPLLEAEKTGLLVWSPLAGGLLSGKFSRENQKPEGTRRSEFDFPIVDKERTWKILDAIAPIAKAHGCSAARISLAWLLSKPVVTSIIIGAKRLDQLQDNIAAVEVKLTADEIKQLDEVSALSPEYPGWMLPFQNANRLDPAVARPTSSEAK
- a CDS encoding GIY-YIG nuclease family protein, with protein sequence MSGGYTYILGSVTGTLYIGVTSNLYLRVMEHKDGRFEGFAATHDCNRLLYFEGHEDIRISIAREKQLKGWRREKKLNLISTVNPEFKDLAETWGWKMITVHEEMNP
- a CDS encoding MATE family efflux transporter, with product MRSADIRRELPLLLKLALPLIVGELGWVAMSLVDTIMVGRLPHSAIAMSAGALAQVLFNTLVFGIGGILLALDTLISQAFGAKEMQQANRWLLHGLVMAVILSGVLMTLFAAGPTLLMYMPVDRAVLAQAVPAMWGLNYGTLPLLLYFTLRRYLQATHHGRPIAFALISANLVNIAGDWLMMFGHRWQILGHTIAIPAFGVEGSAWSTSFARLYLMAVLLFAVLWADQQGDYGLRTVSRRIEVQHLRKLFVLGAPAGASLLIEIAIFALVTSLVATMGALTLAGHEVALQCASTTFMVPLAISSATAVRVGHAVGRIRTGAATIAQAALAGWCGIGLGSAFMLVAAVVFLTIPATVARLFTPDQDVIRAAVPLLFVAAGFQFFDGVQITATGALRGAGNTTAPLYTQVLCYWAIGMPLGVLLAFRAHLGAAGLWWGLLIALTAAALMLLALWHRTTKSLAQTMRRAQQASSI
- a CDS encoding FMN-dependent NADH-azoreductase, with product MPTLLHLDASPLGEASVSRHLTSEFVKNWKKANPEGKVITRDLTTSGLTSLTAPLIGAFFTPKESRTPEQNQLLALSDSLVAEIKEADEYAIGAPMHNFGVPSVLKQWIDLVVRAGETFAYIDGAPQGLLKGKKAHFLLATGGVYGAGSAMESFNFVEPYLRTIFGFVGVTDTNFQTAGGAASLNYGADREAFLLPHVEAIRAKFAVN
- a CDS encoding TetR/AcrR family transcriptional regulator produces the protein MAESACEAIDPRVKRTRDLLQQALGKLLESTEFEKISVQDITDEATVNRATFYAHYPDKFALFECMVASKFNQLLEDRGVTFNGTCASALHHIALGVCDYLAQMPGVECERQRQMEPHLESAVITVVRHMILDGVRQHPPPSGDSPEVIASIISWAIFGAAKEWVRTPDRVASEEIAATVVRLIGPILGT
- a CDS encoding FitA-like ribbon-helix-helix domain-containing protein; this encodes MPAVTIRNLSEETHRALKRRAALHGSSTEAEIRAILEEAVRPKTRTMIGTELAAFGQNFEGLQLDLTRDQTPTEPAVFE
- a CDS encoding type II toxin-antitoxin system VapC family toxin, which codes for MIILDTNVVSEPMRPNGDPRVGAWLDRQMAETLYLTATSLSELLVGVELLPEGKRKQGLASALSDLMNRLFGSRILPFDQQAAITYASLIGQARIGGHHLSVADGQIAAIAKVHGFIVATRDTTPFVAAGISILNPWEE
- the tgt gene encoding tRNA guanosine(34) transglycosylase Tgt, which translates into the protein MSLKFEVANTTEQGGRRGALSLPHGVVQTPVFMPVGTAATVKAVPQDALETLGGRGAEIILANTYHLYLRPGHELIRSLGGVHKFMSWRRPMLTDSGGFQVFSLAKLRKITEDGVEFRSHLDGSKHFFSPEHSMTVQIALGADIMMVFDECVETPASWERTRDSMALTHAWAARSKAYWEAHRHEVPWHEERGGQHQALFGIVQGGMYADLRRESADRLVEMDLPGYAIGGLAVGEPREVTREMIALTLEHLPKDKPRYVMGVGYPDEIEEYARMGVDMMDCVLPTRAGRHGLLFIREDPNDRRSAVVRLNIKKQDNAQDQRPIDEGCKCSVCQRYTRAYLRHLFASGEPLGATLNSIHNLSFYLETMERVRVDLAGA
- a CDS encoding DUF4252 domain-containing protein; the encoded protein is MTKRLGLNLTLAAAMLAVLPMRAQVTIRVSSSGAEAPQVKDDLFAGTEKFAQGAKDVTEVNMDKSMLGMVPKGGGGMASRMDYIVIHSYTYDKPGMYRMEDIDVFRKKLTDGSWNCFIHTRDKDGSTDICSRAGEHGESNEMVIMTAEAKELTFIHLSGHMSMGDLVKMGGGMSGVPVPPIPPIPPVPHQ
- a CDS encoding RNA polymerase sigma factor, producing MSMEATQFRTLVETHQKMVFSIALRVTGEYGAAEEVAQDVFLELYRGSERLTSADHVRFWLRRVTVHRATDALRRKSRQPEAAAEEWMEDQHVENENTRLDAGIEARLEELLRALPESMRVAVVLRYQEEMLPDEIAKLLGQPVATVKSHLQRGLQLLRVKAAVTMKGYVRGQA